Within Cucumis melo cultivar AY chromosome 4, USDA_Cmelo_AY_1.0, whole genome shotgun sequence, the genomic segment gtTATAATCAATCCAAAAACATATTAAATATATCTAATTTTAAACATGCCTAACCAATGGTATTTAATCATCCATATTCATAATAAAAACGAAAATGTAAATTCTTATTTTTAGTGTAATTAATGAGTAAACTTTTGTAAAAAATCTAGTTTACTTTGTAAATATTATTCTGTCATCCAGAAATCCAGGAAAAATTTAAGACAACAAAGGCCAATAAAGACCAAGCCCAAAGAGCTAAGATGAAATTATGTATTTCATGGAGTGTTCGACTACGTTTGATGGTCCCGGACTTACAATGATGAAGCACGGTGAGTTTGTTGGTCAGTCAATAATCCGCCATAGGAAATACATTTAATTGATACATGATTTACTACTTGCAAGAAAGGACAACAAACATGGAAAAAGCTTCAATTTCTCCATGGATCAATGGCctttataataataatgataataatgaaTGTAGGAAAATAATAAATAGGTTAGTTGTTAATTATGAACAATAATGCAATTATTAGGTTGTATATTAGGTGGAATAAATTTCCACACATTAGTACGAAGGTGGATTCTTATCCATCATTTATTAATTGCCTActcttataaataaaatttagcCTTTAGGAGTTGAAGATCAACAAGAATCTTATCAGATAAGGGGTCATGTCCTGTCtgatttaattttatcttttaatctttcaaatttcaattatgTTTGAAATCCGGGGTCTATAAATAGACTTTCAAGTTTGTAATGCAAAGCACGTTAGAAATATTATCAAGTTATAAAACACTAAGCTCACAATATTCCGACTGCATGTATATGTTTAGGTTGTGATAAATTTAAAGGTACGAAATTCTAAATATAATAGATTTAGATATATACGGAAAGaagttataataattagattaaaatataaaaatttaaatataagacttgcatatataaaaaaagaatctCTTTATAAATAATATCTTTTATACAATTTGAAGGTAACTTATTGTCACCTATGAGCTTGATCCAAACTTTTATTGTCTTCAAATTTATCTAGATAGTGCAACATAAAGTTATCCATAAGGAAACACATTTTCCAATAAGATATATTCCAATAAGATATATTCCAATATTAGGAATTGTTTGTCCACGTGCTTTGTTAACTATCATTGCAAAGCATAAATGAATGAGGAATTGTTTTCTCTTAAACTTGAATGGATATCCATAGTCATTGTACGAGCTTAATGGTAATCGTGGAAGAAAAAACTTGTTTTCCTGCATGATCACCAATTTCTATTttacatatataatatttttgctCAATGATCAACATATCAATCTTGTCCCATTACACAATCCATTTGATGAATCCTAATTTAATCAAGGAACCCTTTTATAGAGTAgaaaaaaatgttacaaaaaacttttcaactttcaagtgtttaaatttgtattgttaATTAGAATCAATAAGgtatttaatttttaactaaTTTCTCAAACGTAAATGAATAAATTTCAACTCTTCACATCATTTACTTTAATTTCACTAAActtaagtataattaattaaaaagcaGTGAGTAAATGAAAAATCATTTGCATTCAAACTTTTTAGATTGTATATGTTTTAATTCCACTTAACTTTAAGTAGAATTAGTTCAAAAAGTAATGAAAAAGGACGATgccttttataattatatatattacaaaaaaaaattaaaaatgaatttacaTAAAACTAGTGCTTTGAAACATAGAATTAAACTCAATGGtataataaagagaaaaaagtttctccacgttgagaattttatatatactatagatatagatatagattATCGGCAATATTTAGCATTGTTTgattatatgtaatttttttaaatatggtaaataataattaaccaACAACTCTGAATTTTGTAATCTTGATCTTCTCACTCCCTAACCCATAACCCATGTTCTAATACAATTAATTTGAGATATAATGAGGTAGTCATTAccatccaaaattaaatatgattgaCCTGTTAGGCTTCTTAGATATtctttaaatattatatatagtGTCAATGGAAACAAACATAATACATAAATGGAATGCAAAATGAACGAGAGAATACAGAAAAGAATTCAATTGTAAAAGGCTAccttattttctaaatattttcaattttaaacaaTTCCATTTGTGTATTCAGCAACAAATTAGAATTAAAAAGCAAAGTAAGAAAAAGGACATTAAAGTTTACGATGGTAAAAATATCTTATGTGAGGTTGGTATTATGAGCTAATAATAACTTGTATCCAATCTACACATTTGAGTTTgttttattcttattatttttaagaCTTTCCTACCTCTCATTCTTactcatttttactttttattcatttatttaaaaatttacatatgatttatttttaaatcctATTAATTTGTAACATTGGTTATTCCAATTAtttgataaaattatttaaatatattctttttttttttttaaaaaaaacaacataaacatttttaaaccataaatacatattttaattttagagtGTATCCtgatataaataaattatacttattttcctttattttagATCAAAGAACAAGAAATTGAATAGTACATTTGttttaaactttgttttttttttctctctctcttttgaaACTTTAActtatcaattttatttttgtctctaattccactttttatctactattaaaaaaaatatataatttgaaaactaccatcttcatattttttttagattttaactAAAGAAAAACAGAGGTTATGATATGAAAATCAAGGAAGAAAAacatgatttttaaaaaaataaaaaatcaaaaggTGATAATCAAATAAGATCTAAATTATCAGGTATTGAATTTAATGACTCAATGACAAGAAAATTGGGTGCAAtgaataaaattatttatttatttattttagaagGATTTATGGAGATTTCAAATAATCAATCAAACATGGGAAATAAAAGCTTGATAGtccatattttatttattttaacacTAGTTAGACCATAAAACTAACTTTAAATTAATGAATAAGGAATAAATTGAGATATTTTCATGTGCAATAGACGTGTTACCATCGAGTACATTGATATTAGAAgtttctttaaataataaacttttaaaaattacgTAATAATTTCacctttttcaaataaatattttaaaattcacaaccgattccattttgaattcaaatttattaaattcACGCCAAACGCATTTTTCAGATATGATTTTGGTTTATAGAATAAATTGgaaacaaaatattggattaaGAACTAAGTGAAAGAGCTCATTCATTTAATCttaatcaaataaatttaagtTCGATTATTATCAACAAATGcggggatagctcagttgggaGAGCGTCAGACTGAAGATCTGAAGGTCGCGTGTTCGATCCACGCTCACCGCATTAATTTTTTCCTCAAATTTACAAAAtacgaaaaagaaaagagaataaaAGAATGGATGGAGATGCGGGGTATCGAACCCCGTACCTCTCGCATGCAAAGCGAGCGCTCTACCATGTGAGCTACATCCCCGTTTTGATAATTAAGGCattttatttgtatataatCTTTCAATATTTGATTATTGTTTTGTATTACAAAccattatttttctaatttaccccattttaaaatatatatatataaataatatactacATTCATATTTGGATAGTAGGAGAATAATCATCCACAAAAAGTTCAAAGCTATTTTGGACGATAAAATGCAATCAAATCACTGGAAATTTAAAGAGTATTAGAAAGCATGAACATAATAAGagatagaaaaataaaatcaagtAGGAAGAAACCGGTGGTAAAGAATATGGGATTGAAAAATGGGAGAACGAAATGAGTTAATGTTACAAACTAAACCTAAAATGTTAAATCCAAACATGAATTCTAGATTACGTTACATAATATTCTCATTCTATTATGATACTTCAAACACTTACTTAGGGAGTAATTAACATGGTTTCAGTATTTTGAATTTAGTCCTTAGTATTTTAACAATAATATTTCTATCTTGACCTACCAATTTTACCATCTTTAGTTTATCAACGAATTTGTAAAATATAACATCTTATAGATTTGAGCAATTTGAAAATTGAATGCATTTTTTATATTACACATCATGCATCTCGCAGAGAATACGAATCCGATGCACCAATTCAATGTGTAGTCATTGCATCCAATTAACATCGGTTGGACTCAACAAAAGGTATTAGAGCAAGTCTAGGTAAAGATTCTAACGATACCTATTTTATATAATCAACCCTAAAGTTTTTGGTATTATAAGTATTaacatatatgtttatttttaaGCCACCACATGTCACTATTCCTCTCATCCAATTTTTATGTAATGCATAGATAGAGTAGAAGCTGAGGAAAATGGcagtttaaattttttaatggAAAATATTGCATTTCCAATAGTTTATAGATATAACAGCAGCcacttttaattattattattatttattatatagagagagaaagagagaactAAAATGATTTGACAAAAGCATGAGGAAATAATCTTGGTAGAAGTGAATATTTTGCCTTCACAATTAGAGCATATATTCCATAACAGGGGATGTGAATCACTGCTAAGCCAAGGTACCTGTAGTGGAAATTATCACACATCAAATCTCTCTGTTCAAATGGTATGTAAAAGTTTAAACGTATTCTCCTATATTAGCTCGAAAAGGACATTCCGTGTTCAAGATACCTATagtgtcttttttttctttttctctacaGCGATTACCCTTTAAAACTTAtgctcattttttattcttgAAAGCGAGAGGAAGTGTTGATAATATACATAAACTATCCAAACAAGTCTTAACCTATTAGTTTACGTTGTTTAGCTTAGTAGTAACTTAACATGGTATTAAAGGACGATTTCTCGATTGAAATTCTTAATTTTCATTTATCTAATTTCTTCGGAGAGCGTCaatatataagaaaataaatttctaaactatcaatttaaatttttgtgCCATTCTGACAAGAGTTGTAATCAACATACCAGAGAGGAGCCCAAGGTGTACTGAGCTCAAAGAAAGGATATGGCCACCTGAGGTAAGTAAACAGAAGTTTGTTATTTTCTCAGTTTTGAAAGATACTAAAAGGAAACTCAAGAACAAGAATCGATTGCATACCAATTTACACAGCACGCGTGCACCGTCCATTGGAAAATGACATAGAGACCGCCGAAGGCCACGAAGTATGCGAAACCACCGAAAGGAAATGACTGCAAAAGCAAAGCACTTCGGTCGAGCATGGACAAGAGATTGAAGAGTCTTTGTGATCCAAAAAGTGAAACGATATGAACTTGGGTTTCTTCTTGAACATGTGATGATACTTACAAGGCTATTGAGAGCAGTATCTCCAAGAAGAAAAACAGCGTTCAGAGCATGGATGGAACCAATCAACTGCCAATAACAAATAACACAAAAGGAATGGAAGTGAAGTATGCAGTGGAAACTAGAATGTTGTTCTACTCTAGTGTAAGATGAAAAGAGTTTTGAGGGAATCAAACTGTTATTAACATAAATGTAAACTCAACAAAAAGTATGCATAGTTTTATAAATTCAGCTAAGAGAATGGTTTTTAACAAATGTAGAGATAAAAGCAAATCAAATTTACTCTTGCCTATCAATTCAAGCACTCAGATGTAGCAGTGATTCAATATAGTATCAAAACCAGTGATTTTAAGTTCATTTTCATGCGTAGTGTGTTTGGTTTTGTGCTGATATTTGAGCCTAATTTGCACTATCTTTTTAGCTCAAGCACGTAGATGTAGTGTGATGATTTAACAATAACATGCTAGACCAAATGAAACTTGCAGTAGAATGAGTTTTTATCATCCATATAACCTGTTACTTCCATCAATCTAATGCAacaaatataagaaaattatCGTATGAGAGCAGCTCAAGAAAATAATAAGCTAATAAACGGCATACATCAAGCATAATGTTACAAGAATCCCCTTCAACTAGAACCTTCTTCTTTCAAAAGTTGTAATATTAACCTTCAATATAATAGATGTTTCAAAACTACCTTGGAGTTGGAATCTGAGTACCAACTTCAATCCTAGGTTACTAGGGCATCATTCCAAATCCTAATTTTCATCCAACATTCTAATGGATTTTTACTTCAAGgttagatttgaagcatttaTGAAAAGTCAATAGTAATATTACAACTTTTAAGAATAATTCTGTTTTAAAAGTTCAGAGGCACTTTGTATAATTCAGGAGATAGTGAGATACATAATGTAATAGTAGTGCATGTTCCAGTTTCTGCAGGTTATGTGTGCATCTTAACAAAATCCAAAGAACTAATAATGTGAACTTATGAATGATAATGAAGTTATTTAACCAAGATTTTTGGTCACCAAGCTTGATTAAGAATACAATGGAACTAAGGATAAGAAGGATTCTGAACTACTGAAAAGATTGTGTTGCAGGCTGATAATCAAATTGACCTAGGAAAGTCAATACACACCAGGCTGACTTGGAAATTTTCACCAAGTAGAAATGGCACGAGAAGGCACCAAAACACTACGTCGGTTAATACAGAAGCACCTGCTGCTGCCTGCAATGCATCAAAAGTACAGGTAATGCAAAAGCTcacagaaagaagaagaaaaaaagagtatAATGTCCCAAGTATTCTACAGATTCTTCTAAAAGAACAACAAACAACTTTTATTAGTAATGACATAACGCAAAAGAGGAGACAAGATCCTCAAGAACCGCCAATGAGCTTACAATTTGTCGTAAAGGGTGAAAAGAGGGAAATCAGAAAACTCTTTACAGAAAGAACTTCAATTTAATTTGATAGAGTCCAAATTTTCCATCTTCATGAGCTATGATGCATCAAGCAAGCAATTTAGCAACAATGCAGGCACTTATGAAGTATGATATATACACCAACTAAGCAAAAGAGATATATTGAGGATAGACACGTATACATAAACTATTTTGATCAAAATGTTGAGGCTAACAAAAGATCGTAGTGTAGAGAGGTGATTTGGAATTAACCAGATATGCCATTTGCATAAGAGTTCCTAAACATCCTGCTTTCTCCTGAAATTCCTGTTGAGCACATTCGTTTTGCACTTTTATGGTATCCTCTTTAACAATGTCTACATTCTTTTTCAGATCTTTTTCCATGAGTTTAACATCCTCCTCAGTTTTGGACCGGGTTTTCCTGGAAGGACACCAATACCCATATGCAGATACAACTGTCCCCAGCTGCAAAGTAACAAGAGTTATCAGAAAAGTTTTCAGGCAGAGtaactaatttaaaataatttgtaaGCACTCTACAAAACTTTTAGATTAACTTATAAATTTGGTTCTTATGTTTGAGCTTAGTTTCTATTGGGTTCCTATCCTTGTACTTATTGACTTTCAACTTGATCCCAATGATTTCAAAAGTTCTAATATACACCCTAAAATTTGATTGAACCTCACAAATTGTCTGCCCTCGTTCTTAGAGTCCTTACAAGTTGTAATAATATTAAGTATGTGGGAATGAGCTAATGTTTCTTTCTACGGCCTAATGTCGAGTGAGATAAGTGAGAATGAGTATCTGGAGAGAGTAAAAAGATGAGGTTTAACTAAACATTAGTGTTCAATATTTTGAAGTTAAATAAGTTGAAGTGAGGATGTGTTTTGAGTATAAAGTTTTAGGATGAAGTTTTTCCATGAATGTGAAGGAACTATTTAGCCCATAAATTGGTGTTAAACAACTCACTTCTATAGTAAACACTATTGAAGTTATTAAGCACAAAGTTAAACAACAAACTTTTTATATTTATCAGGAACTCcattattaaatatcttttctATTTTGCATATTTATCAAATAACTACATCTTACTTATTACACTTCAAATATAAACTTGCTAACTCTAACATATTAACTACGGGCTAAATTGAAAAATGTTAACATTATAAAAAGTACATTAAAACTAAACAATTAAAGGGACTACATTGAAACTCAACCAAAACCATATAGACCAAATTGATAGCAGACATACCGCAAAATAGATTGCTACTAAAGCCATTGTCCACCTAGAAAAATCAGTTCCACCAAAGAAACAAAGcattagacaaaaagaaaagaaaaaaagag encodes:
- the LOC103489896 gene encoding uncharacterized protein LOC103489896, which translates into the protein MFESPVEEGWRYWVRWQVPVCGLIIAIPCVFALKFIRKSMTKPLLLSDLWSTHWRHLSPSWLLLYRAFAFVCCVQLLYEIVALHGPFVFFFYTQWTMALVAIYFALGTVVSAYGYWCPSRKTRSKTEEDVKLMEKDLKKNVDIVKEDTIKVQNECAQQEFQEKAGCLGTLMQMAYLAAAGASVLTDVVFWCLLVPFLLGENFQVSLLIGSIHALNAVFLLGDTALNSLSFPFGGFAYFVAFGGLYVIFQWTVHACCVNWWPYPFFELSTPWAPLWYLGLAVIHIPCYGIYALIVKAKYSLLPRLFPHAFVKSF